In Alosa alosa isolate M-15738 ecotype Scorff River chromosome 23, AALO_Geno_1.1, whole genome shotgun sequence, a single window of DNA contains:
- the sugt1 gene encoding protein SGT1 homolog isoform X1, which translates to MACERSFPDSFIDADPQKALEELNGALGESSNNAEWLCQRSYAHILLENYTRAAEDSKKAQQLQPGLALAFLRTGIAEYHLNNFTSAHEALLEGQKLEGSNDLFQTWINRCEEAKQTEQAQNAATNTQPAAPLPVKHDWYQTESQVIVTIMLKGANNEDVRVSFEEKELSASVKLASGEDYCLKLCLLHAVVPEQCTYRILSTKIEIKMKKTEGIRWEKLEGEGTLPNIKHFIPSQYPSSCHYTRNWDKVVGDIKEEEKNEKLEGDAALNKLFQQIYSDGSDEVKRAMNKSFMESGGTVLSTNWTDVGKRTVDMSPPDDVEFKKF; encoded by the exons ATGGCATGCGAAAG GAGTTTTCCTGATTCTTTCATAGACGCGGATCCACAGAAAGCTCTGGAG GAACTCAACGGGGCTTTAGGGGAATCATCTAATAATGCTGAATGGCTCTGTCAGCGGTCGTACGCCCACATTCTGCTTGAAAATTATACTC GTGCTGCTGAGGATTCCAAAAAAGCCCAGCAGCTTCAGCCTGGACTAGCTCTCGCCTTTCTGAGAACAGG AATTGCTGAGTACCATCTGAACAACTTTACGTCTGCCCATGAGGCCCTGCTGGAAGGGCAGAAGCTTGAAG GCTCCAATGACTTGTTCCAGACGTGGATAAACCGCTGTGAGGAGGCAAAGCAGA CAGAGCAGGCTCAGAATGCAGCCACAAATACG CAACCCGCTGCCCCACTGCCTGTCAA GCATGACTGGTACCAGACTGAATCACAAGTCATTGTCACCATCATGCTTAAGGGCGCCAATAACGAGGACGTCAGGGTCAGTTTCGAGGAGAAAGAG ttGTCAGCGTCTGTGAAGCTGGCGTCGGGAGAAGACTACTGCCTTAAGTTGTGCCTCCTGCACGCTGTGGTCCCCGAGCAGTGCACTTACCGGATCCTCTCCACCAAG aTCGAGATTAAGATGAAGAAGACCGAGGGCATCCGATGGGAGAAGCTGGAGGGGGAGGGCACCCTGCCTAACATCAAGCACTTTATCCCCA GCCAGTACCCGTCGTCCTGCCACTACACGCGCAACTGGGACAAGGTGGTGGGCGACatcaaggaggaggagaagaacgAGAAGCTGGAGGGAGACGCCGCGCTCAACAAGCTCTTCCAGCAGATCTACTCGGACGGCTCGGATGAAGTCAAGCGTGCCATGAACAAGTCCTTT ATGGAGTCAGGTGGGACGGTCCTGAGCACCAACTGGACGGATGTGGGCAAGCGGACAGTCGACATGAGCCCCCCCGACGACGTGGAGTTTAAGAAGTTCTGA
- the sugt1 gene encoding protein SGT1 homolog isoform X2 produces the protein MACERSFPDSFIDADPQKALEELNGALGESSNNAEWLCQRSYAHILLENYTRAAEDSKKAQQLQPGLALAFLRTGIAEYHLNNFTSAHEALLEGQKLEGSNDLFQTWINRCEEAKQKQAQNAATNTQPAAPLPVKHDWYQTESQVIVTIMLKGANNEDVRVSFEEKELSASVKLASGEDYCLKLCLLHAVVPEQCTYRILSTKIEIKMKKTEGIRWEKLEGEGTLPNIKHFIPSQYPSSCHYTRNWDKVVGDIKEEEKNEKLEGDAALNKLFQQIYSDGSDEVKRAMNKSFMESGGTVLSTNWTDVGKRTVDMSPPDDVEFKKF, from the exons ATGGCATGCGAAAG GAGTTTTCCTGATTCTTTCATAGACGCGGATCCACAGAAAGCTCTGGAG GAACTCAACGGGGCTTTAGGGGAATCATCTAATAATGCTGAATGGCTCTGTCAGCGGTCGTACGCCCACATTCTGCTTGAAAATTATACTC GTGCTGCTGAGGATTCCAAAAAAGCCCAGCAGCTTCAGCCTGGACTAGCTCTCGCCTTTCTGAGAACAGG AATTGCTGAGTACCATCTGAACAACTTTACGTCTGCCCATGAGGCCCTGCTGGAAGGGCAGAAGCTTGAAG GCTCCAATGACTTGTTCCAGACGTGGATAAACCGCTGTGAGGAGGCAAAGCAGA AGCAGGCTCAGAATGCAGCCACAAATACG CAACCCGCTGCCCCACTGCCTGTCAA GCATGACTGGTACCAGACTGAATCACAAGTCATTGTCACCATCATGCTTAAGGGCGCCAATAACGAGGACGTCAGGGTCAGTTTCGAGGAGAAAGAG ttGTCAGCGTCTGTGAAGCTGGCGTCGGGAGAAGACTACTGCCTTAAGTTGTGCCTCCTGCACGCTGTGGTCCCCGAGCAGTGCACTTACCGGATCCTCTCCACCAAG aTCGAGATTAAGATGAAGAAGACCGAGGGCATCCGATGGGAGAAGCTGGAGGGGGAGGGCACCCTGCCTAACATCAAGCACTTTATCCCCA GCCAGTACCCGTCGTCCTGCCACTACACGCGCAACTGGGACAAGGTGGTGGGCGACatcaaggaggaggagaagaacgAGAAGCTGGAGGGAGACGCCGCGCTCAACAAGCTCTTCCAGCAGATCTACTCGGACGGCTCGGATGAAGTCAAGCGTGCCATGAACAAGTCCTTT ATGGAGTCAGGTGGGACGGTCCTGAGCACCAACTGGACGGATGTGGGCAAGCGGACAGTCGACATGAGCCCCCCCGACGACGTGGAGTTTAAGAAGTTCTGA